From Dehalococcoidia bacterium:
AGCCTTGGCAATGAGGAATTGAAGACGGAAGTTTTCGCCGGGGAGATTACGGCCCTGGAGCTGGACGTGACCATGGGGGGCACGGTCGAGCTCCTCGTGCGCGCCTTCGACCGCGCACACCGGCTGCACCGCGGCCGCTTCAGCAAGGTCTACCGCAACATGAAGGACAGCGACATCGCGCGGGAGATCGCAGCCGCCGTTGGCCTCAGGGCCGACGTCAAGGAAACCCGCGAGGTGCACGAGTACGTCTTCCAGGACAACGAGACCAACTGGGAGTTCCTGCAGGACAGGGCTACCCGCCTGGGCTTCGAGCTGCAGGTCAGGGACAAGACGCTCGTCTTCAAGCCGCCGCCCAGCGCGCCCTCGAAGGAAGTCTCCCTCGCCTGGCAGGGCGAGCTCCTGTCTTTCAGGGCCCGCATGGTGACCGGAGAACAAGTCAACGAAGTCGAAGTCCGTGGTTGGGACCCCGTCAACAAGAAGCCGGTCAGCGGCATCGCCAGGCAGCCCAAAGGGACGCCGGAAGTCGGCGAGTCGCGCTCGGGCGGCCAGGTGGCGCAGTCCGCGTTTCAGAAGCCCGCGAAGTGCCTGGTGGCCCGCCAGCCTATCTATAGCCAGGCTCAGGCGGACTTACTCGCCCAGACCGTGCTCAACGACCTGGCCGGGACCTTCATCACGGCCGAGGGCGTTGCCCTGGGCGACCCCGAACTCCGGCTTGGCAGCGAGGTGAACCTGTCCAAAGTGGGCAAGCAGTTCACCGGCAAGTACGTGGTCACCCAGATAGCCCACGTCTACCAGCCGGACAGCTACACGATCGAGTTCGAAGTAACGGGCCGGCGTTCCACAGACCTCGTTAGCCTCGTATCTCAGCACGCGGCCCCGGAGATGCACGTCCTCACCGGCCTGGTCTCGAACGTCAAGGACGACCTCGACCTCGGGCGCGTCAAAGTGAAGCTTCCGACCTTCGGCCCGGACATCGAGAGCAACTGGTGCAGGGTCGCCGCCCCCGGGGCGGGGCCCAACCGCGGCATGCAGTATCTGCCGGAGCTCAATGACGAAGTCCTGCTCGTCGGCTCTGACATCAACCACCTCTACGTACTCGGCGGCCTCTGGAGCAAGAGCGACCCCCCGCCACTCAAGAACTCCGCCGCCGTCGACGGCAAGGGCCAGGTGACGAAGAGAGTCATTCAGTCGCGCACCGGCCACCAGATCCTGCTCGATGACAGCGACAGCGGTGGCTCGATCACGATCGTCGACTCCACGGGCAAGAACCGCCTGTTCATCAACACTGCCACCAAGGACGTCGAAATCGAGGCGACGGGGAACATCAAGCTCAAGGCGGCGAAAGGGATCGAGCTCGAAGCCGGCACGGATGTGAAGATGAAGAGCGGGACTCAGTTCGAGATCGAGGCGACGACGAACCTCAAGGTGCAGTCCCAGATGCAGGCGACCTTCAGCGGGCGCCTCGGCGCATCACTGGGCAGCACTACTCAGCTCACCATCGGCGCACCATCCATCAACCTGGGGCCCACGGCATGAACGACACAGGTAGCGCAAGGTCTATTCTCGGCATCGGCTGGCACTTTCCCGTGCGCGTCGACCGCCGGCTCGAAGGGGAAGCGGCAGCTCCCGACCGTGGCAAGGGCGGCATCGCACTCTCGCGCTACGAGGACGACATCGAGCAGGCCATCCGCATCATTCTCTCGACGACCAAGGGCGAGCGGCGCATGCGGCCCACTTTCGGCTGCGACATCCATGACCTGGTCTTCGCGCCCATGAACGCCACTACGTTCGGCCTGATCCGCCACTACGTCGAGGACGCCCTGGACATGTGGGAGCCTCGCATCACGGTCGTCGAAGTCCTGACTCTGCCATCACCATCCGAAGGGCGCGTCGACGTCATCATCAACTACGAAGTGCGCACCACGAAGGACCGGCGCACGCTGGTTTATCCCTTCTACACCATTGGCGAGGACGACGTATGACAACCATGATCCCGATGAACGAGCGCCGCCTCGACCTGCGCGAATTTCAGGACATCGTCGATGAGGCCCGGCGGCTGATTCCTCGCTACTGCCCGGAGTGGACGGACCACAACGTTAGCGACCCCGGCATCACGCTCATCGAGCTTTTCGCCTGGATGACGGAGATGATCCTTTACCAGATCAACCGCGTCCCGGACGAAATGTACGAGAAGTTCCTGGAGCTAATCGGCGTCCAGAGGCGCCCGCCTGAGCCCGCGCTCGCCGACGTCACCTTCTTTCTCTCCGGCGCCATCAACCGGCCGGTGGTCATACCGCCGGACACGGAAGTGGCGACCGACCGCACGGAGTTCCAGGAGGCGATCATCTTCTCCACGGTCGAGCCCCTCGTGATAGCGCCTGTCACGCTCAAGGGGCTACGGGCCTGGCGAGAGGGCCAGGGGTTTGAGGACTACCTGCCATACGTCACGAGCGGCCTGGTGCAGGCGCCGATCTTCAATGACGAGCCGGTGGAAGGCGACGCCCTCTACATCGGCTACGAGAAGGACCTGCGCGGCGCCAGCCTGGTGATCGGCCTCGACTGCCAGGAGCTCGAGGGCGTCCACGTTGACCCGCGCGACCCGCCGCTGGCGTGGGAGTACTACTCCTCGGCGCGCCGCGCCTGGGCGCCCCTGCGGCTGCTGGACCAGTCAGGGACGGGGCGCCTGCGCGAGCCCGGCGCAATCGACCCGACGCTGGGCCTGAACCATCCCGGCGAAATATACGTGCACGTCCCCACCGACTCCACGCCGCAGGTAATCGACGGCATCGAGGCCACCTGGCTCCGGGTGCGATACCTGGAGAAGGAAGGCCAGGGCTACACGACATCGCCGCGAGTCACTGGCATCTCCACGGCCTGCATCGGCGGTACCGTCCAGGCGCGCCAGGCCCAGCTCATTCAGGACGAGTTCCTGGGCCGGAGCGAGGGCGTCCCCGGCCAGACCTTTACCCTGAGCGTCACACCGGTGATCCGGGAGACGAAGCCGCATGTAATCGAGGCGGAACTCGACGGCGAGGTCACGGAGTGGGTCGAAGTGGAGGACTTCGCGGAATCGGGGGAGACGGACAAGCACTTCATGATCCACTACCCCACGGCCCAGGTGCGCTTCGGCCCGGCCGTCCGGGCCAGAGACGGCACCCAGAGGCAATACGGCGCGGTGCCACGCAAGGGCGCGAACCTGGTGCTAAAGGGCTATCGCAGCGGTGGCGGCACCGGAGGGAACATCGGCCAGGGGACCATCACGCAGTTGAAGTCCTCCGTCCCCTTCATTGGCTCTCTGACGAACTACGAACCCTCGCGGGGCGGCCTGAACGAAGAGACCCTCGACGAAGCGAAGTTGCGCGCCCTGGCAGTCCTGAAGCACCCCGTGACGGCCGTAACCCGGGAGGACTACGAGCGTCTCGCGCTCGAGGTCGAGGGCGTCGGGCGCGCTCGCTGCCTCGCTGCCGGCCAGGACGGGAGCACCAGTCCAGGTACAATTCGTCTTCTGCTGGTGCCCGGGTTGGGCAACATGGAGGAGGAGCTTACGCCCGAGATGCTCATGCCCACCCCGGAGTTGATCCAGGCCGTCGCCGCTCAGCTCGAGGCCCGCAAGACGCTGGGCACGGTCGTCGAACTGCAGCCGGCGCCACTCGCCTGGGCGGAAATCGACGCCCACATCTACGTGACCAGGAGCACCGACCCGGCGCGCGCCCAGGACATCGCCGTAAGGCGACTGAGGGCGCTGCTCCATCCCTCGCCGGCGAACGGAGGGAGCGCGAACTTCGGCGCGGCCATCACCGTGTCGCAGATCGCCGGCGTCCTCCAAAGCCTGCCGGGCGTGGTGTACATCGAACGTGTCAGGCTGCGCCGCCAGGGCGACCCCAGCGAGCTAACCCGGCTTCAGCCGCCCCCGGATACGTTGCTCGTGCTTGGTCACTGTTACGTGCTGGCGGAGGTTATCGAAGACTGATGGCAGGCAACGGCGTCACCCTGGAGGAGAGCACCTACCTGCGATACTTGCCGGCCATCTACCGGCAGGACATGTTCATGGGTCGCTTCCTGCGCATCTTCGAAGATGTGCTTACGCCCGTGCAGGGCCTGGTGAACACGCTGACCTTCCAGTTCGACCCCACGGTTGCATCTCCGGCCATGATGGCGCTCCTCGCCAGTTGGGTCGGCGCCGAGCCGCCCGAGGGCCTGGACGAGATCAGCGCTCGGCGCTTCGTCAAGCAGAGCATGACCATCCACAGGTCGCGCGGGACGAAGGAAGCGCTGCGGGCGGCGCTGGACCTCGTGACTGGCCGCCGGGCATACATAACCGAGTACTCGCCCGGTCTGGTCCTGGGCGAGGACGCGAGCCTCGGCCTCAACACCGCGCTCGAGGACGGCGCCCCTCTGCGCTTTCACGTGGCTTTCGACTGCGCTGAAGACGAGGTTGATCCGCGTATGGTGCATGCTATAATTCAGCGCCTTAAGCCGGCCCACGTTGGCTACACAATTTCATTCCGCCCGGGGGCGTAGGTCAGGTTATGACCATACCTCTCCATCCGCCGGTGCGAGTACATCCATTCACCGGCCTGGTTATCGATGTAGACACGTGGGCCACGGCTCACGACTATCATCGTCGCCAGCAGCAGCTTCACCTCCTGACCCTCCATGGCAGTGGCATCGGTTACGGCCTGGATGTCCTGCCGACTGACCCGCCGAGCGACACCCTGATCGTCGAGGCCGGCGTCGCCATCGACGCGCTGGGCAATGTGATTGTCGTACCGGAGCGCCAGCGGGTCACGATCTCGGATGGCGATGCGACGAGCTACATCGTCCTCGATTATGTGGAGAGCATTCCCGCGGCCTCCGAGGTGAAGGACACCAGGGCCCGCGTCGTGGAGGACTTCCGGCTGCGGGTCCTGCAGGCCCTCCCCGAAGCGCCGGCCCTCGAGCTAGCGCGCGTAGTGCGCTCCGACACGTCTGCCGCGATCGTGGCCGCCGCCAACCCCTGGGAGCCCAAGGCCAACGAGGTCGACTGCCGTTTCCGCATCCGGCTCACGCAGCGGGGGCCCAGGCCCCTGAGCGTTGGCCTCGTCGTGCACGGGGACGGTGCCGACCTGGCCGGACACCTTGCCGGCTTCCAGTACTTCCTCAGAGAGCTCGAACGCGAAGGCGTGCGCGCCGCCACCGTGCGGGCATCCGATGGCAACATCCCGAGTACGGACCTGGTGTACCTGACCGGACCGGCAGAAACTGCGCTTCCCGCCGCCCTAACGAAGCGAGTCGCCGAGCGCGTGTCCAAGGGCGGCTGGATTTTCGCTGATGCCTGTGGCCCCGGCACCCAGATGGTGCAGTCGCTGACCACTGCCCTCAAAGGCAGTCACGAGACCGCGGCCAGGGCCGAGTCACTAGTCCTCACCTCCCATTACGTCTTTGGGACTCCCCCTGCCGGGGCCTTCCCCACGAAGGAGATCATCTGGGCGGAGAAGGCCCTGATATCGCCGAGAGATTACGGTTGCGCCTGGGCGGGCCGTCGTGGCGACCAGGTCTTCCAGCGAGACCTCATCCGAAGCGCGCTCGAATTCGCAACAAACGTCGCTTTCGGTGTCCTGCACGAAGTCGACCCGAGGTAGCCGCGTGCCTCACACCAGGCCAGCCACCACGGTGACGCGGCGCACCGCGGGACAGGGATAGCTCAAGTGGCGGGAGTGCAGCAGTCGCCAACGCTCCGAGTGTCCATCTCCCCCGAATCTGAGCGCATTGCTCCCGGCGAGAAGGCCGTCTTTTCGGTCACGATCGTCAACCTGGGACAACAGGCGCAGAGCCAGGAAATCGAAGTCCTTGGCCTGCCGGGCGCCTGGTTCAGCGTCGACTTCGACTCCTCGCGCCTGGCCTTCGAGGGCGAGCAGCGGACTGCGTCCCTTGTGG
This genomic window contains:
- a CDS encoding VgrG-related protein, whose protein sequence is SLGNEELKTEVFAGEITALELDVTMGGTVELLVRAFDRAHRLHRGRFSKVYRNMKDSDIAREIAAAVGLRADVKETREVHEYVFQDNETNWEFLQDRATRLGFELQVRDKTLVFKPPPSAPSKEVSLAWQGELLSFRARMVTGEQVNEVEVRGWDPVNKKPVSGIARQPKGTPEVGESRSGGQVAQSAFQKPAKCLVARQPIYSQAQADLLAQTVLNDLAGTFITAEGVALGDPELRLGSEVNLSKVGKQFTGKYVVTQIAHVYQPDSYTIEFEVTGRRSTDLVSLVSQHAAPEMHVLTGLVSNVKDDLDLGRVKVKLPTFGPDIESNWCRVAAPGAGPNRGMQYLPELNDEVLLVGSDINHLYVLGGLWSKSDPPPLKNSAAVDGKGQVTKRVIQSRTGHQILLDDSDSGGSITIVDSTGKNRLFINTATKDVEIEATGNIKLKAAKGIELEAGTDVKMKSGTQFEIEATTNLKVQSQMQATFSGRLGASLGSTTQLTIGAPSINLGPTA
- a CDS encoding GPW/gp25 family protein; its protein translation is MNDTGSARSILGIGWHFPVRVDRRLEGEAAAPDRGKGGIALSRYEDDIEQAIRIILSTTKGERRMRPTFGCDIHDLVFAPMNATTFGLIRHYVEDALDMWEPRITVVEVLTLPSPSEGRVDVIINYEVRTTKDRRTLVYPFYTIGEDDV
- a CDS encoding putative baseplate assembly protein; the protein is MTTMIPMNERRLDLREFQDIVDEARRLIPRYCPEWTDHNVSDPGITLIELFAWMTEMILYQINRVPDEMYEKFLELIGVQRRPPEPALADVTFFLSGAINRPVVIPPDTEVATDRTEFQEAIIFSTVEPLVIAPVTLKGLRAWREGQGFEDYLPYVTSGLVQAPIFNDEPVEGDALYIGYEKDLRGASLVIGLDCQELEGVHVDPRDPPLAWEYYSSARRAWAPLRLLDQSGTGRLREPGAIDPTLGLNHPGEIYVHVPTDSTPQVIDGIEATWLRVRYLEKEGQGYTTSPRVTGISTACIGGTVQARQAQLIQDEFLGRSEGVPGQTFTLSVTPVIRETKPHVIEAELDGEVTEWVEVEDFAESGETDKHFMIHYPTAQVRFGPAVRARDGTQRQYGAVPRKGANLVLKGYRSGGGTGGNIGQGTITQLKSSVPFIGSLTNYEPSRGGLNEETLDEAKLRALAVLKHPVTAVTREDYERLALEVEGVGRARCLAAGQDGSTSPGTIRLLLVPGLGNMEEELTPEMLMPTPELIQAVAAQLEARKTLGTVVELQPAPLAWAEIDAHIYVTRSTDPARAQDIAVRRLRALLHPSPANGGSANFGAAITVSQIAGVLQSLPGVVYIERVRLRRQGDPSELTRLQPPPDTLLVLGHCYVLAEVIED
- a CDS encoding phage tail protein, which translates into the protein MAGNGVTLEESTYLRYLPAIYRQDMFMGRFLRIFEDVLTPVQGLVNTLTFQFDPTVASPAMMALLASWVGAEPPEGLDEISARRFVKQSMTIHRSRGTKEALRAALDLVTGRRAYITEYSPGLVLGEDASLGLNTALEDGAPLRFHVAFDCAEDEVDPRMVHAIIQRLKPAHVGYTISFRPGA